One region of Quercus lobata isolate SW786 chromosome 2, ValleyOak3.0 Primary Assembly, whole genome shotgun sequence genomic DNA includes:
- the LOC115975267 gene encoding probable inactive ATP-dependent zinc metalloprotease FTSHI 1, chloroplastic isoform X2: MTSIGILSIPKLHHSKPNTHLKRPHTILSHSNGLSFTRRNRVHSPLFLSSFTVFCKSNSESSSQPGETSETTKDDFVTRVLKENPSQVEPKYLRGNKLYTLKEKEDLGKSSNEGVIEFVAKRLNLRSKAKKEGIEGGNESGVVDEAVYLKDILREYRGKLYVPEQIFGTQLSEEEEFDKNLEELPRMSFEEFQKAMKNDKIKLLTLKEDNSVLYINGYREFIVELKEIPGDKRLHRTKWAMRLNENEAQALLEEYTGPRYEIERHTMSWVGKVPEYPHPVASSISSRMMVELGVVTAVMAAAGIVVGGFLASAVFAVTSFIFVVTAYVVWPVVKPFLKLFLGLIFGVLERVWDNLVDLFSDGGIFSKISEFYTFGGVSASLEMAKPILLVLLTMVLLVRFTLSRRPKNFRKWDLWQGIDFSRSKAEARVDGSTGVKFGDVAGIDEAVEELQELVRYLKNPDLFDKMGIKPPHGVLLEGPPGCGKTLVAKAIAGEAGVPFYQMAGSEFVEVLVGVGSARIRDLFKRAKVNKPSVIFIDEIDALATRRQGIFKESTDHLYNAATQERETTLNQLLIELDGFDTGKGVIFLAATNRRDLLDPALLRPGRFDRKIRIRPPSAKGRTEILKIHASKVKMSETVDLSVYAQNLPGWTGAKLAQLVQEAALVAVRKGHRSILQSDMDDAVDRLTVGPKRVGIELGHQGQCRRATTEVGVAMTSHLLRRYENAKVECCDRISIVPRALVIHRDESYPETLSQLVFNRLDDESYMFERRPQLLHRLQVLLGGRAAEEVIYGRDTSMASVGYLADASWLARKILTIWNLENPMVIHGEPPPWRKNVKFVGPRLDFEGSLYDDYGLIEPPVNFNLDDQVAERTEGLIRDMYGRTVDLLRRHHAALLKAVKVLVDQKEISGKEIDFILNKYPSQTPISLLLEEENPGSLPFNKQEEEQELEYALLTPSKGET, translated from the exons ATGACCTCCATTGGTATTCTATCAATTCCTAAGCTACACCACTCCAAACCCAACACCCACCTTAAAAGACCACACACAATTCTCAGTCACTCCAATGGTTTGAGTTTCACTAGAAGAAATCGAGTTCATTCACCTTTGTTTCTTAGTTCATTCACAGTCTTTTGTAAGTCCAACTCAGAGTCCTCCTCACAGCCTGGTGAGACTAGTGAAACCACAAAAGATGATTTTGTGACCAGGGTTTTGAAGGAGAACCCAAGCCAGGTTGAGCCCAAGTACCTAAGAGGCAACAAATTGTAcactttgaaagaaaaagaggatTTGGGCAAGAGTTCCAATGAGGGTGTTATTGAATTCGTGGCAAAAAGGTTGAATTTGAGGTCGAAAGCGAAGAAAGAGGGCATAGAGGGTGGGAATGAGAGTGGAGTGGTGGATGAAGCTGTGTATTTGAAGGATATTTTGAGGGAGTATAGAGGGAAGCTCTATGTGCCTGAGCAAATTTTCGGGACCCAGTTATCAGAAGAAGAGGAATTCGATAAGAATTTGGAGGAGTTGCCGAGAATGAGCTTTGAGGAGTTTCAGAAAGCAATGAAGAATGATAAAATTAAGTTATTGACTTTGAAGGAGGATAACAGCGTATTGTATATTAATGGGTATAGGGAATTTATTGTGGAGTTGAAAGAGATACCGGGTGACAAGAGGTTGCATAGAACAAAATG GGCCATGAGACTGAATGAGAATGAAGCTCAAGCTCTTTTGGAGGAGTACACAGGTCCACGATATGAAATTGAGAGACATACTATG TCTTGGGTGGGAAAAGTACCAGAGTACCCTCATCCAGTGGCATCTTCCATATCTAGCAGAATGATGGTAGAGCTTGGAGTTGTGACAGCTGTGATGGCTGCTGCAGGAATTGTCGTAGGAGGTTTCCTGGCATCGGCTGTGTTTGCTGTAACCAGTTTCATCTTTGTGGTGACTGCATATGTTGTGTGGCCTGTAGTCAAACCCTTTCTAAAGCTTTTTCTTGGTCTCATATTTGGAGTTTTGGAGAGAGTTTGGGATAATCTTGTTGATCTATTCAGTGATGGAGGAATTTTCTCCAAGATCAGTGAATTTTACACTTTTGGTGGTGTGTCTGCCAGCCTTGAGATGGCAAAACCAATTCTGCTTGTCCTTTTGACTATGGTTCTTCTTGTTCGTTTCACACTTTCGAGAAGACCTAAGAACTTCAGGAAGTGG GATCTGTGGCAAGGGATTGATTTTTCACGATCTAAAGCAGAAGCTCGCGTTGAC GGTTCTACAGGAGTAAAGTTTGGTGATGTGGCTGGGATAGATGAAGCGGTAGAGGAACTCCAAGAG TTGGTGAGGTACTTGAAGAACCCAGATCTGTTTGATAAAATGGGGATAAAACCTCCACATGGAGTTCTTTTGGAAGGCCCTCCTGGATGTGGCAAG ACCCTGGTTGCAAAGGCCATAGCTGGCGAAGCTGGTGTTCCATTTTACCAAATGGCTGGATCTGAATTTGTTGAAGTTTTAGTTGGTGTTGGTTCTGCTCGTATCAGGGATCTATTTAAAAGAGCCAAG GTGAACAAACCATCAGTTATATTCATTGATGAAATTGACGCATTGGCAACTAG GCGTCAAGGAATTTTCAAGGAATCTACCGACCACCTGTATAATGCAGCCACTCAAGAGAGGGAAACAACATTGAACCAGCTCTTGATAGAGCTTGATGGGTTCGATACTGGAAAAGGAGTGATATTTTTAGCAGCTACAAATCGTAGGGATTTGTTAGATCCTGCACTTCTTCGACCTGGTCGTTTTGATCGCAAG ATAAGAATTCGCCCTCCTAGTGCAAAAGGGAGGACGGAGATTCTGAAGATTCATGCAAGCAAAGTGAAAATGTCAGAGACTGTTGATTTATCCGTCTATGCTCAGAACCTACCTG GATGGACGGGAGCAAAGTTGGCTCAGCTGGTCCAAGAGGCTGCTCTTGTGGCAGTTAGGAAAGGGCATCGGTCAATTCTTCAGTCGGACATGGATGATGCAGTAGACAGACTTACAGTGGGACCTAAACGTGTTGGAATAGAATTGGGTCATCAGGGACAATGTCGTAGGGCTACTACTGAAGTGGGAGTCGCAATGACTTCCCATCTGCTCCGGCGATATGAGAATGCAAAAGTTGAATGCTGTGATCGCATTTCAATTGTGCCTCGTG CACTGGTTATTCACAGAGATGAAAGTTATCCAGAG ACATTGTCTCAACTTGTATTTAATCGACTTGATGACGAATCATACATGTTTGAACGCCGGCCTCAATTGCTGCATCGCCTTCAG GTATTACTTGGAGGGAGGGCTGCTGAAGAGGTCATTTATGGACGGGACACGTCTATGGCATCAGTCGGCTACCTTGCAGATGCATCCTGGCTTGCCCGTAAAATTTTAACCAT ATGGAACTTGGAGAATCCAATGGTCATACACGGAGAACCACCACCTTGGAGGAAGAACGTTAAATTTGTAGGCCCAAGGCTGGACTTTGAAGGATCTCTTTATGATGACTATGGTCTGATTGAACCTCCAGTCAACTTCAATTTAGATGATCAAGTTGCAGAGAGGACCGAAGGGCTGATCAGGGACATGTACGGAAGGACAGTTGATTTGCTTAGGAGGCACCATGCAGCTTTGCTCAAAGCTGTGAAG GTTCTTGTTGATCAGAAGGAAATAAGTGGGAAAGAAATTGATTTCATCCTGAACAAGTACCCTTCACAAACCCCTATAAGTCTCCTTTTAGAGGAGGAAAATCCTGGAAGTCTTCCATTCAATAAACAAGAAGAAGAGCAAGAATTGGAGTATGCCCTACTAACTCCATCCAAAGGAGAAACCTAG
- the LOC115975267 gene encoding probable inactive ATP-dependent zinc metalloprotease FTSHI 1, chloroplastic isoform X1 → MTSIGILSIPKLHHSKPNTHLKRPHTILSHSNGLSFTRRNRVHSPLFLSSFTVFCKSNSESSSQPGETSETTKDDFVTRVLKENPSQVEPKYLRGNKLYTLKEKEDLGKSSNEGVIEFVAKRLNLRSKAKKEGIEGGNESGVVDEAVYLKDILREYRGKLYVPEQIFGTQLSEEEEFDKNLEELPRMSFEEFQKAMKNDKIKLLTLKEDNSVLYINGYREFIVELKEIPGDKRLHRTKWAMRLNENEAQALLEEYTGPRYEIERHTMSWVGKVPEYPHPVASSISSRMMVELGVVTAVMAAAGIVVGGFLASAVFAVTSFIFVVTAYVVWPVVKPFLKLFLGLIFGVLERVWDNLVDLFSDGGIFSKISEFYTFGGVSASLEMAKPILLVLLTMVLLVRFTLSRRPKNFRKWDLWQGIDFSRSKAEARVDGSTGVKFGDVAGIDEAVEELQELVRYLKNPDLFDKMGIKPPHGVLLEGPPGCGKTLVAKAIAGEAGVPFYQMAGSEFVEVLVGVGSARIRDLFKRAKVNKPSVIFIDEIDALATRRQGIFKESTDHLYNAATQERETTLNQLLIELDGFDTGKGVIFLAATNRRDLLDPALLRPGRFDRKIRIRPPSAKGRTEILKIHASKVKMSETVDLSVYAQNLPGWTGAKLAQLVQEAALVAVRKGHRSILQSDMDDAVDRLTVGPKRVGIELGHQGQCRRATTEVGVAMTSHLLRRYENAKVECCDRISIVPRALVIHRDESYPETLSQLVFNRLDDESYMFERRPQLLHRLQVLLGGRAAEEVIYGRDTSMASVGYLADASWLARPFFLFNRWNLENPMVIHGEPPPWRKNVKFVGPRLDFEGSLYDDYGLIEPPVNFNLDDQVAERTEGLIRDMYGRTVDLLRRHHAALLKAVKVLVDQKEISGKEIDFILNKYPSQTPISLLLEEENPGSLPFNKQEEEQELEYALLTPSKGET, encoded by the exons ATGACCTCCATTGGTATTCTATCAATTCCTAAGCTACACCACTCCAAACCCAACACCCACCTTAAAAGACCACACACAATTCTCAGTCACTCCAATGGTTTGAGTTTCACTAGAAGAAATCGAGTTCATTCACCTTTGTTTCTTAGTTCATTCACAGTCTTTTGTAAGTCCAACTCAGAGTCCTCCTCACAGCCTGGTGAGACTAGTGAAACCACAAAAGATGATTTTGTGACCAGGGTTTTGAAGGAGAACCCAAGCCAGGTTGAGCCCAAGTACCTAAGAGGCAACAAATTGTAcactttgaaagaaaaagaggatTTGGGCAAGAGTTCCAATGAGGGTGTTATTGAATTCGTGGCAAAAAGGTTGAATTTGAGGTCGAAAGCGAAGAAAGAGGGCATAGAGGGTGGGAATGAGAGTGGAGTGGTGGATGAAGCTGTGTATTTGAAGGATATTTTGAGGGAGTATAGAGGGAAGCTCTATGTGCCTGAGCAAATTTTCGGGACCCAGTTATCAGAAGAAGAGGAATTCGATAAGAATTTGGAGGAGTTGCCGAGAATGAGCTTTGAGGAGTTTCAGAAAGCAATGAAGAATGATAAAATTAAGTTATTGACTTTGAAGGAGGATAACAGCGTATTGTATATTAATGGGTATAGGGAATTTATTGTGGAGTTGAAAGAGATACCGGGTGACAAGAGGTTGCATAGAACAAAATG GGCCATGAGACTGAATGAGAATGAAGCTCAAGCTCTTTTGGAGGAGTACACAGGTCCACGATATGAAATTGAGAGACATACTATG TCTTGGGTGGGAAAAGTACCAGAGTACCCTCATCCAGTGGCATCTTCCATATCTAGCAGAATGATGGTAGAGCTTGGAGTTGTGACAGCTGTGATGGCTGCTGCAGGAATTGTCGTAGGAGGTTTCCTGGCATCGGCTGTGTTTGCTGTAACCAGTTTCATCTTTGTGGTGACTGCATATGTTGTGTGGCCTGTAGTCAAACCCTTTCTAAAGCTTTTTCTTGGTCTCATATTTGGAGTTTTGGAGAGAGTTTGGGATAATCTTGTTGATCTATTCAGTGATGGAGGAATTTTCTCCAAGATCAGTGAATTTTACACTTTTGGTGGTGTGTCTGCCAGCCTTGAGATGGCAAAACCAATTCTGCTTGTCCTTTTGACTATGGTTCTTCTTGTTCGTTTCACACTTTCGAGAAGACCTAAGAACTTCAGGAAGTGG GATCTGTGGCAAGGGATTGATTTTTCACGATCTAAAGCAGAAGCTCGCGTTGAC GGTTCTACAGGAGTAAAGTTTGGTGATGTGGCTGGGATAGATGAAGCGGTAGAGGAACTCCAAGAG TTGGTGAGGTACTTGAAGAACCCAGATCTGTTTGATAAAATGGGGATAAAACCTCCACATGGAGTTCTTTTGGAAGGCCCTCCTGGATGTGGCAAG ACCCTGGTTGCAAAGGCCATAGCTGGCGAAGCTGGTGTTCCATTTTACCAAATGGCTGGATCTGAATTTGTTGAAGTTTTAGTTGGTGTTGGTTCTGCTCGTATCAGGGATCTATTTAAAAGAGCCAAG GTGAACAAACCATCAGTTATATTCATTGATGAAATTGACGCATTGGCAACTAG GCGTCAAGGAATTTTCAAGGAATCTACCGACCACCTGTATAATGCAGCCACTCAAGAGAGGGAAACAACATTGAACCAGCTCTTGATAGAGCTTGATGGGTTCGATACTGGAAAAGGAGTGATATTTTTAGCAGCTACAAATCGTAGGGATTTGTTAGATCCTGCACTTCTTCGACCTGGTCGTTTTGATCGCAAG ATAAGAATTCGCCCTCCTAGTGCAAAAGGGAGGACGGAGATTCTGAAGATTCATGCAAGCAAAGTGAAAATGTCAGAGACTGTTGATTTATCCGTCTATGCTCAGAACCTACCTG GATGGACGGGAGCAAAGTTGGCTCAGCTGGTCCAAGAGGCTGCTCTTGTGGCAGTTAGGAAAGGGCATCGGTCAATTCTTCAGTCGGACATGGATGATGCAGTAGACAGACTTACAGTGGGACCTAAACGTGTTGGAATAGAATTGGGTCATCAGGGACAATGTCGTAGGGCTACTACTGAAGTGGGAGTCGCAATGACTTCCCATCTGCTCCGGCGATATGAGAATGCAAAAGTTGAATGCTGTGATCGCATTTCAATTGTGCCTCGTG CACTGGTTATTCACAGAGATGAAAGTTATCCAGAG ACATTGTCTCAACTTGTATTTAATCGACTTGATGACGAATCATACATGTTTGAACGCCGGCCTCAATTGCTGCATCGCCTTCAG GTATTACTTGGAGGGAGGGCTGCTGAAGAGGTCATTTATGGACGGGACACGTCTATGGCATCAGTCGGCTACCTTGCAGATGCATCCTGGCTTGCCC gtcctttcttccttttcaacAGATGGAACTTGGAGAATCCAATGGTCATACACGGAGAACCACCACCTTGGAGGAAGAACGTTAAATTTGTAGGCCCAAGGCTGGACTTTGAAGGATCTCTTTATGATGACTATGGTCTGATTGAACCTCCAGTCAACTTCAATTTAGATGATCAAGTTGCAGAGAGGACCGAAGGGCTGATCAGGGACATGTACGGAAGGACAGTTGATTTGCTTAGGAGGCACCATGCAGCTTTGCTCAAAGCTGTGAAG GTTCTTGTTGATCAGAAGGAAATAAGTGGGAAAGAAATTGATTTCATCCTGAACAAGTACCCTTCACAAACCCCTATAAGTCTCCTTTTAGAGGAGGAAAATCCTGGAAGTCTTCCATTCAATAAACAAGAAGAAGAGCAAGAATTGGAGTATGCCCTACTAACTCCATCCAAAGGAGAAACCTAG
- the LOC115975267 gene encoding probable inactive ATP-dependent zinc metalloprotease FTSHI 1, chloroplastic isoform X3 yields MTSIGILSIPKLHHSKPNTHLKRPHTILSHSNGLSFTRRNRVHSPLFLSSFTVFCKSNSESSSQPGETSETTKDDFVTRVLKENPSQVEPKYLRGNKLYTLKEKEDLGKSSNEGVIEFVAKRLNLRSKAKKEGIEGGNESGVVDEAVYLKDILREYRGKLYVPEQIFGTQLSEEEEFDKNLEELPRMSFEEFQKAMKNDKIKLLTLKEDNSVLYINGYREFIVELKEIPGDKRLHRTKWAMRLNENEAQALLEEYTGPRYEIERHTMSWVGKVPEYPHPVASSISSRMMVELGVVTAVMAAAGIVVGGFLASAVFAVTSFIFVVTAYVVWPVVKPFLKLFLGLIFGVLERVWDNLVDLFSDGGIFSKISEFYTFGGVSASLEMAKPILLVLLTMVLLVRFTLSRRPKNFRKWDLWQGIDFSRSKAEARVDGSTGVKFGDVAGIDEAVEELQELVRYLKNPDLFDKMGIKPPHGVLLEGPPGCGKTLVAKAIAGEAGVPFYQMAGSEFVEVLVGVGSARIRDLFKRAKVNKPSVIFIDEIDALATRRQGIFKESTDHLYNAATQERETTLNQLLIELDGFDTGKGVIFLAATNRRDLLDPALLRPGRFDRKIRIRPPSAKGRTEILKIHASKVKMSETVDLSVYAQNLPGWTGAKLAQLVQEAALVAVRKGHRSILQSDMDDAVDRLTVGPKRVGIELGHQGQCRRATTEVGVAMTSHLLRRYENAKVECCDRISIVPRGQTLSQLVFNRLDDESYMFERRPQLLHRLQVLLGGRAAEEVIYGRDTSMASVGYLADASWLARPFFLFNRWNLENPMVIHGEPPPWRKNVKFVGPRLDFEGSLYDDYGLIEPPVNFNLDDQVAERTEGLIRDMYGRTVDLLRRHHAALLKAVKVLVDQKEISGKEIDFILNKYPSQTPISLLLEEENPGSLPFNKQEEEQELEYALLTPSKGET; encoded by the exons ATGACCTCCATTGGTATTCTATCAATTCCTAAGCTACACCACTCCAAACCCAACACCCACCTTAAAAGACCACACACAATTCTCAGTCACTCCAATGGTTTGAGTTTCACTAGAAGAAATCGAGTTCATTCACCTTTGTTTCTTAGTTCATTCACAGTCTTTTGTAAGTCCAACTCAGAGTCCTCCTCACAGCCTGGTGAGACTAGTGAAACCACAAAAGATGATTTTGTGACCAGGGTTTTGAAGGAGAACCCAAGCCAGGTTGAGCCCAAGTACCTAAGAGGCAACAAATTGTAcactttgaaagaaaaagaggatTTGGGCAAGAGTTCCAATGAGGGTGTTATTGAATTCGTGGCAAAAAGGTTGAATTTGAGGTCGAAAGCGAAGAAAGAGGGCATAGAGGGTGGGAATGAGAGTGGAGTGGTGGATGAAGCTGTGTATTTGAAGGATATTTTGAGGGAGTATAGAGGGAAGCTCTATGTGCCTGAGCAAATTTTCGGGACCCAGTTATCAGAAGAAGAGGAATTCGATAAGAATTTGGAGGAGTTGCCGAGAATGAGCTTTGAGGAGTTTCAGAAAGCAATGAAGAATGATAAAATTAAGTTATTGACTTTGAAGGAGGATAACAGCGTATTGTATATTAATGGGTATAGGGAATTTATTGTGGAGTTGAAAGAGATACCGGGTGACAAGAGGTTGCATAGAACAAAATG GGCCATGAGACTGAATGAGAATGAAGCTCAAGCTCTTTTGGAGGAGTACACAGGTCCACGATATGAAATTGAGAGACATACTATG TCTTGGGTGGGAAAAGTACCAGAGTACCCTCATCCAGTGGCATCTTCCATATCTAGCAGAATGATGGTAGAGCTTGGAGTTGTGACAGCTGTGATGGCTGCTGCAGGAATTGTCGTAGGAGGTTTCCTGGCATCGGCTGTGTTTGCTGTAACCAGTTTCATCTTTGTGGTGACTGCATATGTTGTGTGGCCTGTAGTCAAACCCTTTCTAAAGCTTTTTCTTGGTCTCATATTTGGAGTTTTGGAGAGAGTTTGGGATAATCTTGTTGATCTATTCAGTGATGGAGGAATTTTCTCCAAGATCAGTGAATTTTACACTTTTGGTGGTGTGTCTGCCAGCCTTGAGATGGCAAAACCAATTCTGCTTGTCCTTTTGACTATGGTTCTTCTTGTTCGTTTCACACTTTCGAGAAGACCTAAGAACTTCAGGAAGTGG GATCTGTGGCAAGGGATTGATTTTTCACGATCTAAAGCAGAAGCTCGCGTTGAC GGTTCTACAGGAGTAAAGTTTGGTGATGTGGCTGGGATAGATGAAGCGGTAGAGGAACTCCAAGAG TTGGTGAGGTACTTGAAGAACCCAGATCTGTTTGATAAAATGGGGATAAAACCTCCACATGGAGTTCTTTTGGAAGGCCCTCCTGGATGTGGCAAG ACCCTGGTTGCAAAGGCCATAGCTGGCGAAGCTGGTGTTCCATTTTACCAAATGGCTGGATCTGAATTTGTTGAAGTTTTAGTTGGTGTTGGTTCTGCTCGTATCAGGGATCTATTTAAAAGAGCCAAG GTGAACAAACCATCAGTTATATTCATTGATGAAATTGACGCATTGGCAACTAG GCGTCAAGGAATTTTCAAGGAATCTACCGACCACCTGTATAATGCAGCCACTCAAGAGAGGGAAACAACATTGAACCAGCTCTTGATAGAGCTTGATGGGTTCGATACTGGAAAAGGAGTGATATTTTTAGCAGCTACAAATCGTAGGGATTTGTTAGATCCTGCACTTCTTCGACCTGGTCGTTTTGATCGCAAG ATAAGAATTCGCCCTCCTAGTGCAAAAGGGAGGACGGAGATTCTGAAGATTCATGCAAGCAAAGTGAAAATGTCAGAGACTGTTGATTTATCCGTCTATGCTCAGAACCTACCTG GATGGACGGGAGCAAAGTTGGCTCAGCTGGTCCAAGAGGCTGCTCTTGTGGCAGTTAGGAAAGGGCATCGGTCAATTCTTCAGTCGGACATGGATGATGCAGTAGACAGACTTACAGTGGGACCTAAACGTGTTGGAATAGAATTGGGTCATCAGGGACAATGTCGTAGGGCTACTACTGAAGTGGGAGTCGCAATGACTTCCCATCTGCTCCGGCGATATGAGAATGCAAAAGTTGAATGCTGTGATCGCATTTCAATTGTGCCTCGTGGTCAG ACATTGTCTCAACTTGTATTTAATCGACTTGATGACGAATCATACATGTTTGAACGCCGGCCTCAATTGCTGCATCGCCTTCAG GTATTACTTGGAGGGAGGGCTGCTGAAGAGGTCATTTATGGACGGGACACGTCTATGGCATCAGTCGGCTACCTTGCAGATGCATCCTGGCTTGCCC gtcctttcttccttttcaacAGATGGAACTTGGAGAATCCAATGGTCATACACGGAGAACCACCACCTTGGAGGAAGAACGTTAAATTTGTAGGCCCAAGGCTGGACTTTGAAGGATCTCTTTATGATGACTATGGTCTGATTGAACCTCCAGTCAACTTCAATTTAGATGATCAAGTTGCAGAGAGGACCGAAGGGCTGATCAGGGACATGTACGGAAGGACAGTTGATTTGCTTAGGAGGCACCATGCAGCTTTGCTCAAAGCTGTGAAG GTTCTTGTTGATCAGAAGGAAATAAGTGGGAAAGAAATTGATTTCATCCTGAACAAGTACCCTTCACAAACCCCTATAAGTCTCCTTTTAGAGGAGGAAAATCCTGGAAGTCTTCCATTCAATAAACAAGAAGAAGAGCAAGAATTGGAGTATGCCCTACTAACTCCATCCAAAGGAGAAACCTAG